A window from Triticum aestivum cultivar Chinese Spring chromosome 6D, IWGSC CS RefSeq v2.1, whole genome shotgun sequence encodes these proteins:
- the LOC123145880 gene encoding protein TSS isoform X2, with protein MAPKAGKAKPKAKGDKKKKEEKVLPTVLDVTVEAPDYTHLTLKGISTDRILDVRKLLAVHVDTCHITSFSLSHEVRGPQLKDTVEIASLKPCHLSIVEEEYTEELAVAHVRRLLDVVACTTAFGVKKPEQKPAPATDAAAEANKPGSPGSVVAGGGGGGGGGEEPMYPPPKLGEFYDFFSFSHLSPPIQYIRRSTRPFVDDKREEDFFQIDVRVCNGKPVTIVASRAGFYPSGKRALINHSLVGLLQQTNRGFEAAYKALMKAFVEHNKFGNLPYGFRSNTWVVPPVVADSPSVFPPLPTEDETWGGNGGGLGRDGKHDHRPWVKEFAILAAMPCKTAEERQVRDRKAFLLHSLFVDVGVLKAIAAIQNLIPDDKSSHEKANGTASSVPHTQQIGDMKITVTKDKADASSKSDVKLDGSQAPGVSFDELAKRNLLKGITADESATVHDTATLGVVVVKHCGYTAVVQVPLDAQLTTVVPAQQDIHIEDQPEGGSNALNVNSLRMLLQKSCVQSPGAVQRLQSSDPEENMATTNFVRKIITDSMQNLEGEAPRETRPIRWELGACWVQHLQNQTSEKADGKKSDETKDVPTVKGLGKQFGQLKEIKKKSDDKSGKSASTKDSTSPNTNDAHSDNTASTKEDKEAILQKALTEAAFQRLKESETGLHAKSPDELIEMAYKYYDDTALPKLVADFGSLELSPVDGRTLTDFMHTRGLQMRSLGQVVELSDKLPHIQSLCIHEMVVRAFKHIVRAVIAAVDDINDMAQSVASCLNILLGPFPEENNDGKCGEDHNLRQKWLEVFLMKRFGLAWKDEYSLDLRKYAILRGLCHKVGLELVTKDYDMDTPHAFRKSDIISIVPIYKHVACSSADGRTLLESSKTFLDKGKLEDAVNYGTKALAKLVAVCGPYHRMTAGAYSLLAVVLYHTGDFNQATIYQQKALDINERELGLDHPDTMKSYGDLAVFYYRLQHTELALKYVNRALYLLHLTCGPSHPNTAATYINVAMMEEGLGNVHVALRYLHEALKCNQRLLGVDHIQTAASYHAIAIALSLMEAYSLSVQHEKTTLRILQSKLGSEDLRTQDAAAWLEYFESKALEQQEAARNGTPKPDASIASRGHLRSSRLYQSR; from the exons ATGGCGCCCAAGGCGGGGAAGGCCaagcccaaggccaagggcgacaagaagaagaaggaagagaaag TTCTGCCGACGGTGCTGGACGTGACCGTGGAGGCGCCGGACTACACCCACCTCACGCTCAAG GGTATATCGACGGACAGGATCCTCGACGTGCGGAAGCTCCTGGCCGTCCACGTGGACACCTGCCACATCACCAGCTTCTCCCTCTCCCACGAG GTCCGCGGGCCCCAGCTCAAGGACACGGTGGAGATCGCCTCCCTGAAGCCCTGCCACCTCAGCATCGTCGAAG AGGAGTACACGGAGGAGCTGGCCGTCGCGCACGTCCGCCGGCTGCTCGACGTCGTCGCCtgcaccaccgcgttcggggtcAAGAAGCCCGAGCAGAAGCCCGCGCCCGCCACCGATGCGGCCGCCGAGGCCAACAAGCCAGGCTCGCCCGGCTccgtggtcgccggcggcggcggcggcggcggcggcggcgaggagcccATGTACCCGCCGCCGAAGCTCGGGGAGTTCTACgacttcttctccttctcccaccTCTCGCCGCCGATCCAGT ACATCAGAAGGTCGACGCGCCCGTTCGTCGATGACAAGAGAGAGGAGGACTTCTTCCAGATCGAT GTGAGGGTTTGTAACGGGAAGCCAGTGACGATCGTGGCATCCCGAGCTGGATTCTATCCGTCAGGGAAGCGAGCACTCATTAACCACTCCCTTGTTGGGTTGTTGCAGCAGACGAACCGTGGATTTGAGGCA GCTTACAAGGCTCTTATGAAGGCTTTTGTTGAGCACAACAAG TTTGGAAATCTTCCTTACGGATTCCGGTCAAACACTTGGGTCGTTCCCCCTGTTGTCGCGGATTCGCCATCAGTGTTCCCACCCCTTCCAACAGAAGATGAAACTTGGGGTGGCAATGGGGGTGGCCTGGGAAGAGATGGAAAACATGACCATAGACCGTGGGTGAAAGAATTTGCCATCCTTGCTGCAATGCCTTGTAAAACAGCTGAGGAGAGGCAAGTCCGAGACAGGAAGGCATTCCTACTCCATAGCTTGTTTGTAGATGTTGGTGTCCTTAAAGCTATTGCAGCTATCCAGAATTTGATCCCTGATGACAAGAGTTCACATGAAAAAGCAAATGGCACAGCAAGTTCAGTTCCGCACACACAACAAATTGGGGATATGAAAATAACGGTAACAAAAGACAAAGCAGATGCAAGTTCTAAGTCAGATGTTAAGTTAGATGGAAGTCAGGCTCCAGGAGTATCTTTTGATGAGCTTGCTAAGAGGAACCTGCTGAAGGGAATCACTGCTGATGAGAGTGCAACAGTACAT GATACTGCTACTCTTGGTGTGGTTGTTGTGAAGCATTGTGGGTATACAGCTGTTGTCCAAGTTCCATTGGATGCTCAACTGACAACCGTTGTTCCAGCGCAGCaggacattcacattgaagaccagCCGGAGGGAGGTAGCAATGCTCTCAACGTCAACAG CTTAAGGATGCTGCTTCAGAAGTCATGTGTTCAGTCACCTGGAGCAGTTCAGCGGTTGCAGAGTTCTGATCCTGAAGAGAACATGGCTACCACAAATTTTGTCCGGAAAATAATTACAGATAGCATGCAGAATCTTGAAGGTGAGGCTCCAAGAGAAACAAGACCAATCAGATGGGAGCTTGGTGCTTGCTGGGTACAGCATCTACAGAATCAAACTTCTGAGAAGGCCGATGGTAAGAAAAGCGACGAGACTAAGGATGTTCCTACAGTAAAAGGCCTGGGAAAACAATTTGGTCAGCTTAaggagatcaagaagaagtcaGATGACAAGAGTGGAAAGAGTGCATCCACAAAAGATAGTACTTCACCAAATACAAACGATGCACATTCAGACAACACTGCCAGCACAAAGGAGGATAAAGAGGCTATTCTGCAGAAAGCGCTAACAGAAGCTGCTTTCCAAAGATTAAAAGAATCTGAGACTGGACTTCATGCTAAG TCCCCCGATGAATTGATTGAGATGGCATACAAATATTATGATGATACTGCCCTGCCAAAATTG GTAGCAGACTTTGGCTCACTTGAGCTTTCCCCTGTTGATGGAAGGACATTGACAGATTTCATGCACACCAGAGGCCTCCAGATGCGCTCACTAGGACAAGTG GTTGAGCTTTCTGATAAGCTCCCGCATATACAGTCACTGTGTATACACGAGATGGTAGTTCGAGCATTTAAGCACATAGTTCGTGCAGTTATTGCAGCTGTCGATGATATAAATGACATGGCTCAATCAGTTGCATCGTGTTTAAATATATTGCTGGGACCATTTCCAGAAGAAAATAACGATGGCAAGTGCggagaggatcataatctcaggcaGAAGTGGTTGGAGGTCTTTTTAATGAAGAGATTTGGCTTGGCATGGAAAGACGAATATAGCCTTGATCTAAGAAAGTATGCCATTCTTCGTGGCCTCTGCCATAAG GTAGGGCTTGAGCTAGTTACCAAAGACTACGACATGGATACACCACATGCATTCAGAAAGTCTGATATCATCAGTATTGTTCCCATCTACAAG CATGTTGCATGCTCGTCAGCAGATGGTCGCACCCTGTTGGAGTCATCCAAGACTTTCCTGGACAAAGGGAAACTTGAGGATGCTGTTAACTATGGCACAAAG GCTCTTGCAAAACTGGTTGCTGTTTGTGGTCCGTATCATAGAATGACCGCAGGAGCATACAGCCTCTTGGCAGTAGTGCTTTATCATACTGGGGACTTCAACCAG GCAACTATCTATCAACAGAAGGCTTTAGATATTAACGAGAGGGAACTTGGACTTGATCACCCAGATACTATGAAAAGCTATGGAGATCTTGCTGTTTTCTACTATCGCCTGCAACATACAGAATTGGCACTAAA GTATGTGAATCGTGCCCTATATCTTTTGCACCTGACATGTGGCCCGTCTCACCCTAATACTGCTGCAACTTACATCAATGTTGCTATGATGGAAGAAGGGTTGGGTAATGTCCATGTAGCACTCCGTTACCTGCATGAGGCGCTAAAATGTAACCAACGGCTGCTTGGTGTTGATCACATACAG ACGGCTGCTAGTTATCatgctattgctattgctttgtCTTTAATGGAAGCATACTCGTTGAGTGTCCAACATGAAAAAACCACTCTACGAATACTTCAATCAAAGCTCGGATCAGAAGATCTTCGGACACAG GATGCTGCTGCCTGGCTGGAATACTTCGAGTCCAAGGCACTAGAGCAGCAGGAAGCAGCACGCAACGGTACTCCAAAGCCTGATGCTTCAATAGCAAGCAGAGGCCATCTGAG ATCTTCTAGATTATATCAATCCAGATGA